From the genome of Dickeya aquatica, one region includes:
- a CDS encoding dienelactone hydrolase family protein, with amino-acid sequence MKKFSLRRILSALIACLVSFSLMANDAAYTTRAITDDALPTFYPQLKQQLTYPDSWLSGRYHHFADWQKHARQVVRSQLLTPDSRRAFTPQVIDSQDRGTYVAQKVAFNLTDESRVPGLLLVPKTPGPHPAVLLLHDHGAKFDIGKEKMVRPWGDEGRIASATAWAERYFSGRFVGDELAGRGYVVLAVDALGFGDRGPLKYEQQQALASNFFNLGRSLAGLVAYEDTRALDFLASLPDVDPKRVGVLGFSMGAYRAWQLAALSDKAAASAAIAWMGTYEGLMVPGNNILRGQSSFYMLHPGLPAHLDFPDVASIAAPRPMLFFNGGKDPLFAQPVVEAAYQRLHQVWQSQHAQAQLETRIWPELGHVFYQEQQDAVFHWLDSMLGVSTGRSVR; translated from the coding sequence ATGAAAAAATTCAGTTTACGTCGTATTCTCAGTGCCTTGATAGCTTGTCTGGTCAGTTTTTCGCTTATGGCTAATGATGCTGCTTACACAACGCGTGCAATCACCGATGACGCGTTGCCCACGTTCTATCCACAACTCAAACAACAGCTTACTTATCCTGACTCCTGGCTGTCCGGGCGTTATCACCATTTTGCCGACTGGCAGAAACACGCCAGACAAGTGGTGCGCTCACAGCTATTGACGCCAGATTCCCGACGCGCTTTTACACCCCAGGTCATTGATAGTCAGGATAGAGGGACGTATGTCGCACAAAAGGTAGCCTTTAACCTCACAGATGAAAGCCGGGTGCCAGGATTACTGTTAGTGCCGAAAACGCCGGGGCCGCATCCGGCGGTGTTGTTACTGCACGATCACGGCGCGAAATTTGACATCGGTAAAGAGAAAATGGTCCGTCCGTGGGGCGATGAGGGCCGTATAGCCTCCGCCACCGCCTGGGCAGAACGCTACTTCTCCGGGCGTTTTGTAGGTGATGAACTGGCCGGGCGAGGGTATGTAGTCTTGGCCGTGGACGCACTGGGATTCGGTGACCGGGGGCCGCTGAAATACGAGCAACAGCAGGCGCTGGCCAGCAATTTCTTTAACCTTGGCCGCTCGCTGGCGGGCCTTGTTGCCTATGAAGATACGCGCGCGCTGGATTTTTTGGCCTCGTTGCCTGACGTTGACCCGAAACGCGTCGGTGTGCTCGGGTTTTCGATGGGAGCGTATCGGGCCTGGCAACTGGCGGCGTTATCCGATAAAGCGGCGGCCAGCGCCGCCATCGCCTGGATGGGCACCTATGAAGGGCTGATGGTGCCTGGCAATAACATTCTGCGCGGTCAGTCATCGTTTTATATGCTGCACCCCGGCTTGCCTGCACATCTTGATTTTCCTGATGTGGCCAGTATTGCCGCTCCGCGCCCGATGCTGTTTTTCAACGGTGGCAAAGACCCTTTGTTTGCTCAACCGGTTGTCGAAGCCGCTTATCAACGCCTGCATCAGGTATGGCAGTCGCAACACGCGCAGGCACAACTGGAAACGCGCATCTGGCCGGAACTGGGACATGTGTTTTATCAGGAACAGCAGGACGCGGTATTTCACTGGCTGGATAGTATGCTGGGTGTGTCAACGGGGCGTTCGGTGCGCTAG
- the lpdA gene encoding dihydrolipoyl dehydrogenase, translating into MSTEIKAQVVVLGAGPAGYSAAFRCADLGLDTVLVERYSTLGGVCLNVGCIPSKALLHVAKVIEEAKALAEHGIVFGEPQTDIDKIRTWKEKVINQLTGGLAGMAKGRKVKVVNGFGKFTGPNTLVVEGESGSTTVNFDNAIIAAGSRPIQLPFIPHDDPRVWDSTDALELKTVPGRLLVMGGGIIGLEMGTVYHALGSQIDVVEMFDQVIPAADKDIVKVFTKRISKKFNLMLETKVTAVEAKEDGIYVSMEGKNAPAEAQRYDAVLVAIGRVPNGKLLDAGQAGVEVDDRGFIRVDKQLRTNVPHIYAIGDIVGQPMLAHKGVHEGHVAAEVIAGKKHYFDPKVIPSIAYTEPEVAWVGLTEKEAKEKGISYETAVFPWAASGRAIASDCADGMTKLIFDKETHRVIGGAIVGTNGGELLGEIGLAIEMGCDAEDIALTIHAHPTLHESVGLAAEVFEGSITDLPNPKAKKK; encoded by the coding sequence ATGAGTACTGAAATTAAAGCTCAGGTGGTGGTACTTGGCGCGGGCCCCGCAGGCTACTCTGCGGCGTTCCGTTGTGCAGACTTAGGTCTGGATACCGTGCTGGTCGAGCGCTACTCCACTCTGGGTGGTGTCTGTCTGAACGTAGGCTGTATCCCCTCCAAAGCACTGCTGCATGTTGCGAAAGTCATTGAAGAAGCCAAAGCACTGGCGGAACACGGCATCGTATTCGGCGAGCCGCAGACTGATATTGATAAAATCCGTACCTGGAAAGAGAAAGTCATCAATCAGTTGACTGGTGGTTTGGCTGGTATGGCGAAAGGCCGTAAAGTCAAAGTCGTCAACGGTTTTGGTAAATTTACCGGCCCCAATACGCTGGTTGTGGAAGGCGAAAGCGGCAGCACCACGGTGAATTTCGATAATGCGATTATCGCCGCCGGCTCCCGCCCGATCCAACTGCCGTTTATTCCGCATGATGACCCGCGCGTATGGGATTCAACAGACGCACTGGAGCTGAAAACCGTTCCCGGCCGTCTGCTGGTGATGGGCGGCGGTATTATCGGCCTGGAAATGGGCACGGTATATCATGCTCTGGGTTCACAGATTGACGTCGTAGAAATGTTCGATCAGGTGATCCCGGCAGCGGATAAAGACATCGTTAAAGTGTTCACTAAGCGTATCAGCAAGAAGTTTAACCTGATGCTGGAAACCAAAGTGACCGCAGTAGAAGCCAAAGAAGATGGCATCTATGTTTCGATGGAAGGCAAAAATGCCCCTGCCGAAGCCCAGCGTTATGACGCGGTGCTGGTGGCTATCGGCCGTGTGCCGAACGGTAAACTGCTGGATGCCGGTCAGGCCGGTGTGGAAGTTGACGATCGCGGCTTTATTCGTGTTGACAAGCAGTTGCGTACTAACGTGCCGCACATCTACGCGATTGGCGACATCGTTGGTCAGCCGATGCTGGCGCACAAAGGCGTGCACGAAGGTCACGTTGCAGCTGAAGTGATCGCGGGCAAGAAACACTACTTTGACCCGAAAGTGATCCCGTCAATTGCCTATACCGAGCCGGAAGTGGCCTGGGTTGGCTTGACTGAGAAAGAAGCGAAAGAGAAAGGCATCAGCTATGAAACCGCGGTATTCCCGTGGGCGGCTTCTGGCCGTGCTATCGCTTCTGATTGCGCTGACGGTATGACCAAACTGATTTTCGACAAAGAAACACACCGTGTCATCGGTGGGGCGATTGTCGGCACCAATGGCGGTGAACTGCTGGGTGAAATCGGTCTGGCCATTGAAATGGGGTGCGATGCAGAAGATATCGCGTTGACCATTCATGCTCACCCGACGCTGCACGAGTCCGTGGGCCTGGCTGCGGAAGTGTTTGAAGGCAGTATCACTGACCTGCCAAACCCGAAAGCGAAGAAGAAATAA
- the aceF gene encoding pyruvate dehydrogenase complex dihydrolipoyllysine-residue acetyltransferase, with protein sequence MAIEINVPDIGADEVEVTEVLVKVGDKVEAEQSLITVEGDKASMEVPSPQAGVVKEIKVAVGDKVATGKLIMVFEAEGAAAAAPAPAAAAPVAAPAAASAAKEVEVPDIGGDEVEVTEVLVKVGDTVSAEQSLITVEGDKASMEVPAPFAGTVKEIRIKAGDKVKTGSLIMVFEVAGAAPAAAAAPVASAPVAAPAVSSGAKDVNVPDIGGDEVEVTEVLVKVGDKVAAEQSLITVEGDKASMEVPAPFAGTVKEIKVSTGSKVKTGSLIMVFEVEGAAPAVASVAAAPAPAASAPAPAAAKAEGKSEFAENDAYIHATPVIRRLAREFGVNLAKVKGTGRKGRILREDVQAYVKDAVKRAESAPAAGAATGGSLPGLLPWPKVDFSKFGEVEEVELGRIQKISGANLSRNWVVIPHVTHFDKTDITDLEAFRKQQNVEAEKRKLDVKITPVVFIMKAVATALEQMPRFNSSLSEDAQRLTLKKYINIGVAVDTPNGLVVPVFKDVNKKGIIELSRELTVISKKARDGKLTAGEMQGGCFTISSIGGLGTTHFAPIVNAPEVAILGVSKSSMEPVWNGKEFVPRLMLPISLSFDHRVIDGADGARFITIINNTLSDIRRLVM encoded by the coding sequence ATGGCTATCGAAATCAACGTACCGGATATCGGTGCAGATGAAGTTGAAGTCACCGAAGTGCTGGTTAAAGTGGGTGACAAAGTGGAAGCTGAGCAGTCGCTGATTACCGTAGAAGGCGACAAAGCTTCAATGGAAGTACCCTCACCGCAAGCCGGTGTGGTGAAAGAAATTAAAGTGGCGGTTGGCGACAAAGTGGCGACCGGCAAATTGATCATGGTCTTTGAAGCAGAAGGTGCGGCGGCTGCCGCACCGGCTCCAGCCGCGGCTGCGCCTGTTGCGGCACCGGCCGCGGCCAGTGCAGCTAAAGAAGTCGAAGTGCCGGATATCGGTGGCGACGAAGTTGAAGTGACCGAAGTGCTGGTAAAAGTGGGCGATACCGTAAGCGCTGAACAATCGCTGATTACCGTTGAAGGCGATAAAGCGTCAATGGAAGTGCCGGCACCGTTTGCGGGCACCGTCAAAGAAATTCGCATCAAGGCGGGCGACAAGGTGAAAACCGGTTCGCTTATCATGGTGTTTGAGGTTGCAGGCGCAGCACCTGCGGCGGCAGCGGCTCCCGTAGCCAGCGCCCCGGTTGCGGCCCCGGCCGTGAGCAGTGGTGCCAAAGACGTCAACGTGCCGGATATCGGCGGCGATGAAGTCGAAGTGACCGAAGTGCTGGTGAAAGTCGGTGATAAAGTGGCGGCCGAACAGTCGCTGATTACCGTTGAAGGCGACAAGGCCTCAATGGAAGTCCCGGCACCGTTTGCGGGCACCGTAAAAGAAATCAAAGTTAGCACCGGTAGCAAAGTCAAAACCGGTTCGCTGATTATGGTGTTCGAAGTCGAAGGTGCGGCTCCTGCGGTGGCTTCTGTTGCTGCGGCACCGGCACCGGCAGCCAGCGCTCCTGCACCGGCGGCAGCGAAAGCCGAGGGTAAGAGCGAGTTTGCTGAAAATGATGCTTACATCCATGCGACCCCGGTTATCCGCCGTCTGGCGCGTGAATTTGGTGTCAATCTGGCGAAGGTAAAAGGCACTGGCCGTAAAGGTCGTATCCTGCGTGAAGACGTGCAGGCATACGTGAAAGATGCGGTGAAACGCGCCGAGTCTGCGCCAGCAGCGGGTGCCGCGACCGGTGGTTCCCTGCCTGGCTTGCTGCCGTGGCCGAAAGTTGATTTCAGCAAGTTTGGTGAAGTTGAAGAAGTCGAACTGGGCCGTATTCAGAAGATCTCTGGTGCTAACCTGAGCCGTAACTGGGTGGTTATTCCGCACGTTACGCACTTCGACAAAACCGATATCACCGATCTGGAAGCGTTCCGCAAGCAGCAGAATGTGGAGGCTGAGAAGCGTAAGCTGGATGTGAAGATAACCCCTGTGGTGTTCATCATGAAAGCTGTGGCCACTGCGCTTGAGCAGATGCCGCGTTTCAACAGTTCACTGTCTGAAGACGCCCAGCGCCTGACGTTGAAGAAATACATCAACATCGGTGTGGCGGTAGATACACCAAATGGCCTGGTAGTGCCGGTGTTCAAAGATGTTAACAAGAAAGGCATCATTGAGCTGTCTCGTGAGCTGACCGTCATCTCCAAGAAAGCCCGTGATGGTAAACTGACGGCGGGTGAAATGCAGGGCGGATGCTTTACCATCTCCAGCATTGGTGGTCTGGGAACCACCCACTTCGCGCCGATCGTCAATGCACCGGAAGTGGCGATTCTTGGGGTGTCCAAATCCTCAATGGAGCCGGTCTGGAATGGTAAAGAGTTTGTGCCGCGCCTGATGCTGCCTATCTCCTTGTCGTTCGACCACCGCGTGATCGACGGTGCTGATGGTGCTCGCTTTATCACCATCATCAACAACACGCTGAGCGATATTCGCCGGTTGGTGATGTAA
- the aceE gene encoding pyruvate dehydrogenase (acetyl-transferring), homodimeric type — translation MSERLNNDVDPIETRDWLQAIESVIREEGVERAQFLIDQVLTEARKGGVKVAAGSAGSRYINTIAVEDEPAYPGNLDLERRIRSAIRWNAVMTVLRASKKDLELGGHMASFQSSATFYDVCFNHFFRARNAQDGGDLVFFQGHISPGVYARAFLEGRLTEEQMNNFRQEVHGKGLSSYPHPKLMPEFWQFPTVSMGLGPINAIYQAKFLKYLNNRGLKDTSKQTVYAFLGDGEMDEPESKGAITIATREKLDNLVFVINCNLQRLDGPVTGNGKIINELEGIFGGAGWEVIKVIWGGRWDELLRKDTSGKLIQLMNETVDGDYQTFKSKNGAYVREHFFGKYPETAELVKDWSDDDIWALNRGGHDPKKVYAALKKAQETKGKPVVILAHTVKGYGMGDAAEGKNIAHQVKKINMDGVRYFRDRFNVPVSDADVENLPFITFDKDSEEYKYLHERRQALEGYLPSRQPNFSEKLALPSLEDFSSLLEEQTKEISTTIAFVRALNVMLKNPSIKDRLVPIIADEARTFGMEGLFRQIGIYSPNGQQYTPQDRELVAYYKEDQKGQILQEGINELGAGSSWLAAATSYSTNDLPMIPFYIYYSMFGFQRIGDLCWAAGDQQARGFLIGGTSGRTTLNGEGLQHEDGHSHIQSLTIPNCISYDPAFAYEVAVIMHDGLVRMYGEAQENIYYYITTLNENYHMPAMPKGAEEGIRKGIYKLETVAGSKGKVQLLGSGSILRHVREAAQILANDYGIGSDVYSVTSFTELARDGQDCERWNMLHPTEAPRVPYIAQVMNDAPAVASTDYMKLFAEQVRTYVPASDYRVLGTDGFGRSDSRENLRHHFEVDASYVVVAALGELAKRGDVEKSVVAEAIKKFSIDPEKVNPRVA, via the coding sequence ATGTCAGAACGTTTGAATAATGACGTGGATCCGATCGAAACGCGTGACTGGCTGCAAGCGATCGAATCGGTTATCCGTGAAGAGGGTGTTGAGCGCGCTCAGTTCCTGATTGATCAGGTACTGACTGAAGCACGCAAAGGTGGTGTGAAAGTCGCTGCGGGTAGTGCTGGCAGCCGCTATATCAACACCATCGCGGTTGAAGATGAACCCGCATATCCGGGGAACCTTGATCTGGAGCGCCGTATCCGTTCCGCGATTCGCTGGAATGCGGTAATGACGGTACTGCGTGCCTCTAAGAAGGATCTGGAGCTGGGCGGTCATATGGCGTCTTTCCAGTCTTCCGCTACCTTCTATGACGTGTGCTTTAACCATTTCTTCCGCGCCCGTAATGCACAGGATGGCGGTGATCTGGTGTTCTTCCAGGGCCATATTTCTCCCGGTGTTTACGCGCGTGCTTTCCTTGAAGGCCGCCTGACCGAAGAGCAGATGAACAACTTCCGTCAGGAAGTTCATGGCAAGGGGCTCTCTTCTTATCCGCATCCGAAACTGATGCCGGAATTCTGGCAGTTCCCGACCGTTTCTATGGGCCTGGGGCCAATTAATGCGATTTATCAGGCTAAATTCCTGAAATACCTGAATAATCGTGGTTTGAAAGATACCAGCAAACAAACCGTTTACGCCTTCCTGGGCGATGGTGAAATGGATGAGCCAGAATCCAAAGGTGCGATTACCATCGCAACCCGCGAAAAACTGGACAACCTGGTGTTTGTCATCAACTGTAACTTGCAGCGTCTGGATGGCCCGGTAACGGGTAACGGCAAGATAATCAACGAGCTGGAAGGTATCTTTGGTGGCGCTGGCTGGGAAGTTATCAAGGTTATCTGGGGCGGACGTTGGGATGAACTGCTGCGTAAAGACACCAGTGGTAAACTGATCCAACTGATGAATGAAACCGTTGACGGTGACTATCAGACCTTCAAGTCCAAAAACGGTGCCTATGTGCGTGAGCACTTCTTCGGGAAATACCCGGAAACCGCCGAGCTGGTAAAAGACTGGAGCGATGATGACATTTGGGCACTGAACCGCGGTGGCCACGATCCGAAGAAAGTCTATGCAGCACTGAAAAAAGCACAGGAAACCAAAGGCAAGCCGGTGGTTATCCTGGCGCATACCGTCAAAGGTTACGGTATGGGTGATGCGGCTGAAGGCAAGAACATTGCCCATCAGGTCAAGAAAATCAACATGGACGGCGTGCGTTATTTCCGCGATCGTTTCAATGTGCCGGTATCTGATGCGGATGTCGAAAATCTGCCGTTCATTACGTTTGACAAAGACTCCGAAGAGTACAAATACCTGCACGAACGCCGTCAGGCGCTGGAAGGCTACCTGCCGTCCCGTCAGCCGAATTTCTCTGAGAAGCTGGCACTGCCTTCACTGGAAGACTTTAGCTCGCTGTTAGAAGAACAGACCAAAGAAATTTCGACCACGATTGCATTCGTGCGTGCGCTGAATGTGATGCTGAAGAACCCGTCGATTAAAGACCGTCTGGTGCCGATCATTGCCGATGAAGCGCGTACCTTCGGGATGGAAGGTCTGTTCCGTCAGATTGGTATCTACAGCCCGAACGGTCAGCAGTATACCCCGCAGGATCGTGAGCTGGTGGCGTACTACAAAGAAGATCAGAAAGGCCAGATCTTGCAGGAAGGGATCAACGAGCTGGGCGCAGGTTCATCCTGGCTGGCGGCGGCAACGTCATACAGCACAAATGATCTGCCGATGATCCCGTTCTATATCTACTATTCAATGTTCGGTTTCCAGCGTATTGGCGACCTGTGCTGGGCAGCAGGCGACCAGCAGGCTCGCGGCTTCCTGATCGGCGGCACGTCTGGTCGTACTACGCTGAACGGCGAAGGTCTGCAACATGAAGATGGCCATAGCCACATTCAGTCGCTGACTATCCCGAACTGTATTTCCTATGACCCGGCATTCGCATACGAAGTTGCTGTCATCATGCATGACGGTCTGGTGCGTATGTACGGTGAAGCACAGGAAAATATTTACTACTACATCACCACGCTGAACGAAAACTACCACATGCCAGCGATGCCGAAAGGCGCTGAAGAAGGTATCCGCAAAGGTATCTACAAGCTGGAAACGGTGGCGGGCAGCAAAGGTAAAGTGCAGTTGCTGGGTTCAGGTTCAATTCTGCGTCATGTGCGTGAAGCCGCGCAGATCCTGGCCAACGATTACGGCATCGGTTCTGATGTGTACAGCGTCACCTCCTTCACGGAACTGGCCCGCGATGGTCAGGACTGCGAACGCTGGAACATGCTGCATCCGACCGAAGCGCCGCGCGTACCGTACATCGCTCAGGTGATGAACGACGCACCGGCAGTCGCGTCTACTGACTACATGAAACTGTTTGCCGAGCAGGTGCGTACTTACGTTCCAGCCAGCGACTACCGCGTACTGGGTACGGACGGTTTCGGTCGTTCTGACAGCCGTGAAAACCTGCGTCACCACTTTGAAGTGGACGCGTCCTACGTGGTTGTGGCGGCACTGGGTGAACTGGCTAAACGCGGTGACGTTGAAAAATCTGTCGTGGCTGAGGCCATCAAGAAATTCAGCATTGACCCTGAAAAAGTTAACCCGCGCGTAGCATAA
- the pdhR gene encoding pyruvate dehydrogenase complex transcriptional repressor PdhR — protein MAYSKIRQPKLSDVIEQQLEFLILEGTLRPGEKLPPERELAKQFDVSRPSLREAIQRLEAKGLLLRRQGGGTFVQSNLWQSISDPLAELLSNHPEAQFDLLETRHALEGIAAYYAALRGTEEDLQRIRDCHALIETARESGDLVAESEAVMQYQVAVTEATHNVVLLHLLRCMGPMLEQNVRQNFELLYLSREVLTQVSDHRARIFEAIVAREPEKAREASHRHLAFIEEVLLELNREHSRRERSLRRLQQRKD, from the coding sequence ATGGCCTACAGCAAGATCCGTCAGCCCAAACTGTCAGATGTGATTGAACAGCAACTGGAGTTTCTGATCCTTGAAGGAACCTTGCGTCCTGGTGAGAAACTTCCTCCCGAACGTGAGCTGGCTAAACAGTTTGATGTTTCCCGCCCTTCGCTGCGCGAAGCTATTCAACGTCTTGAAGCTAAAGGGTTGCTTTTGCGCCGTCAGGGTGGCGGTACATTTGTGCAGAGTAATCTTTGGCAGAGTATCAGCGATCCGCTGGCGGAATTGCTGAGTAATCACCCCGAAGCACAGTTTGATCTCCTCGAAACCCGTCACGCTCTGGAAGGCATCGCCGCTTATTATGCTGCTCTACGCGGTACGGAAGAAGACTTGCAGCGTATTCGCGACTGCCATGCACTGATTGAGACGGCGCGTGAATCGGGCGATTTGGTCGCCGAGTCCGAGGCGGTGATGCAGTATCAGGTGGCGGTTACCGAGGCAACGCACAATGTGGTCTTGCTGCATCTGTTGCGGTGCATGGGGCCGATGCTTGAGCAAAACGTCAGACAGAATTTTGAGTTGCTTTACCTGAGTCGTGAAGTGCTGACACAGGTGAGTGACCATCGTGCCAGAATTTTTGAGGCAATTGTCGCTCGTGAACCGGAAAAGGCACGCGAGGCGTCACATCGCCATCTGGCATTTATTGAGGAAGTACTGCTGGAACTTAACCGGGAACATAGCCGACGAGAACGCTCGTTACGACGGCTCCAGCAACGCAAGGATTAG
- a CDS encoding amino acid permease, translating to MQDQQDGTLQRGLKNRHIQLIALGGAVGTGLFLGIAQTIKMAGPSVLLGYAIGGLIAFFIMRQLGEMVVEEPVAGSFSHFAYKYWGNFAGFASGWNYWVLYVLVAMAELSAVGIYVQYWWPGVPTWISAAIFFVLINAINLANVKMYGELEFWFAIIKVAAIIGMIAFGGWLLMSGHGGPEASITNLWAQGGFFPNGVSGLVMAMAVIMFSFGGLELVGITAAEADKPEESIPRATNQVLYRILLFYIGSLTVLLSLYPWGKVVEGGSPFVMIFHALNSELVANILNLVVLTAALSVYNSCVYCNSRMLYGLAKQGNGPQSLLKVDRRGVPVVAIGLSALATALCVLINYLMPGKAFELLMALVVSALVINWAMISLAHLKFRAAKDKQGVKTRFQALWFPFGNYLCLAFMAGILVIMFMTPGIQISVLLIPVWLVVLGIGYRFTKKRQ from the coding sequence ATGCAAGATCAACAAGACGGTACGCTACAGCGTGGCCTGAAAAACCGTCACATACAGTTGATTGCCCTGGGGGGTGCAGTAGGAACCGGCCTGTTCCTCGGTATCGCACAGACGATCAAAATGGCAGGCCCTTCCGTATTACTGGGCTATGCGATAGGCGGCTTGATTGCGTTTTTCATCATGCGCCAGTTAGGTGAAATGGTCGTAGAAGAACCGGTTGCAGGCTCCTTTAGCCATTTCGCCTATAAATACTGGGGCAACTTTGCCGGTTTCGCCTCCGGCTGGAATTACTGGGTGCTCTACGTACTGGTAGCGATGGCCGAGTTGAGCGCGGTCGGTATTTATGTTCAGTACTGGTGGCCGGGTGTGCCTACCTGGATTTCCGCAGCCATCTTTTTTGTGCTGATTAACGCCATTAATCTCGCCAACGTCAAAATGTACGGTGAGCTGGAATTTTGGTTTGCGATTATCAAAGTTGCCGCCATTATCGGCATGATTGCCTTTGGTGGCTGGCTCTTGATGAGCGGCCATGGTGGGCCTGAGGCGAGCATAACCAACCTCTGGGCTCAGGGCGGCTTTTTCCCCAATGGCGTCAGCGGATTAGTCATGGCGATGGCTGTCATTATGTTTTCCTTTGGCGGCCTCGAGCTGGTGGGTATTACCGCCGCTGAAGCCGACAAACCAGAAGAAAGCATCCCACGCGCAACCAACCAGGTGCTCTATCGTATATTGCTCTTCTATATTGGCTCACTCACCGTGCTGTTATCTCTCTATCCTTGGGGGAAAGTGGTAGAAGGCGGTAGCCCGTTTGTGATGATTTTCCATGCATTAAACAGCGAACTGGTGGCTAACATTCTCAACCTGGTTGTGCTGACAGCGGCGTTATCGGTCTATAACAGTTGTGTCTATTGCAACAGCCGCATGCTTTACGGCCTTGCCAAACAGGGGAATGGCCCGCAGTCACTGCTGAAAGTCGATCGTCGCGGTGTTCCTGTCGTCGCCATTGGATTATCAGCGCTGGCAACCGCCTTGTGCGTACTCATCAACTATCTCATGCCGGGTAAAGCCTTTGAACTGTTGATGGCGCTGGTTGTTTCCGCATTGGTTATCAACTGGGCGATGATCAGTCTGGCCCACCTGAAATTCCGCGCAGCGAAGGACAAACAAGGCGTTAAGACACGTTTTCAGGCGCTGTGGTTCCCGTTCGGTAATTATCTGTGTCTGGCCTTCATGGCCGGGATTCTGGTGATTATGTTCATGACTCCGGGTATTCAGATTTCGGTGCTGCTGATCCCCGTATGGCTGGTGGTGTTAGGTATCGGCTATCGCTTCACCAAAAAACGCCAATAA
- the ampE gene encoding beta-lactamase regulator AmpE, with protein sequence MTLFSLLLVLGWERMFKRGDHWQLDHHLEQVFRHLSAPSLLQTLFLSAMSMGIMLMLQWLLGGWLFGLPLLLLWIAVGLLCIGAGEARQHYHRYIQAAQRGERDACQEMALELALIHGLPQDATERERLKELQNALLWLNFRFYLAPLFWFVVAGPYGAVALVGYSVLRARQCCLARHHTPLERANAGVDMLLHWLDWVPVRLAGVAYALLGHGEKALPAWFAAMMDLRSSQYWVLTRLAQFSLEREPHSDPLSTPRAAASLAKKVTLVLVVVVALLTIYGTLI encoded by the coding sequence ATGACGTTGTTTAGCCTGTTACTGGTATTGGGGTGGGAGCGTATGTTTAAACGCGGCGACCACTGGCAACTGGATCATCATCTGGAGCAGGTGTTTCGCCATCTGTCTGCTCCGTCATTGCTGCAAACGCTTTTTCTGTCAGCGATGTCGATGGGCATCATGCTGATGTTGCAATGGTTGCTCGGTGGCTGGCTGTTTGGTTTGCCACTGCTACTGTTGTGGATTGCCGTTGGGTTATTGTGCATCGGAGCCGGTGAGGCGCGTCAACACTATCATCGTTACATTCAGGCGGCACAACGCGGAGAACGAGATGCCTGTCAGGAAATGGCGCTTGAGCTGGCGCTCATCCACGGCTTACCGCAGGACGCAACGGAGCGTGAACGGTTAAAAGAGCTGCAAAATGCGTTACTGTGGTTAAATTTCCGCTTTTATCTGGCCCCGTTGTTCTGGTTTGTGGTGGCGGGCCCTTATGGTGCGGTTGCGTTAGTGGGGTATTCGGTACTACGGGCAAGGCAATGTTGTCTGGCTCGCCATCATACGCCGCTGGAGCGGGCGAACGCTGGTGTAGATATGCTGTTACATTGGCTTGATTGGGTTCCGGTGCGTTTGGCTGGCGTGGCTTATGCCTTGCTGGGGCATGGTGAGAAAGCGCTGCCAGCGTGGTTTGCCGCGATGATGGATTTGCGCTCCTCGCAATATTGGGTTTTAACCCGACTGGCGCAGTTTTCACTGGAAAGGGAACCGCATAGCGATCCTCTCTCGACCCCCCGGGCCGCAGCGTCGCTGGCAAAAAAAGTGACGCTGGTGCTGGTCGTGGTGGTCGCGTTGTTGACGATTTATGGCACGCTGATTTAG
- the ampD gene encoding 1,6-anhydro-N-acetylmuramyl-L-alanine amidase AmpD — MRVEHGWLTGVKRVLSPHQDERPEAESPSLLVIHNISLPPGEFGGPYIDQLFTGMLEGRDHPYFATIAHLRVSAHCLIRRDGEIVQYVAFDKRAWHAGVSVFQGRERCNDFSIGIELEGTDTEPFTPEQYQSLARVTRLLSKEYGMTSDRITGHSDIAPGRKTDPGPAFDWARYQQLWQTQEQQGE; from the coding sequence ATGAGAGTCGAGCATGGCTGGTTGACAGGCGTTAAACGCGTTCTGTCACCGCATCAGGATGAGCGTCCAGAGGCGGAATCCCCTTCTTTGTTGGTGATTCACAACATCAGTTTGCCACCGGGAGAGTTTGGCGGGCCTTATATTGACCAGCTTTTTACCGGTATGTTAGAGGGCCGTGACCACCCTTATTTCGCCACGATAGCCCATTTGCGGGTGTCCGCTCACTGTTTGATTCGTCGTGACGGAGAGATTGTTCAGTATGTTGCGTTTGATAAACGGGCCTGGCATGCCGGTGTTTCGGTGTTTCAAGGGCGCGAGCGCTGTAATGATTTCTCGATTGGTATTGAGCTCGAAGGCACTGATACCGAGCCATTTACCCCGGAACAGTACCAGAGTCTGGCGCGGGTGACGCGATTACTCAGTAAAGAGTACGGTATGACATCAGACCGTATTACCGGGCATAGTGATATTGCGCCGGGGCGCAAAACCGATCCCGGCCCGGCATTCGACTGGGCCCGATATCAACAGTTATGGCAGACACAAGAGCAACAAGGGGAGTAA